A genome region from Chloroflexota bacterium includes the following:
- the ftsZ gene encoding cell division protein FtsZ: MMVSEIGQRVRPGDFGRVVAHIKVIGVGGGGCNTVRRMMQKQAVPGVEHIVVNTDIKSLGLASSVRAIQLGSRLTQGCGAGGDIKVGELAAKESRAELQKAIRGAELVFIAAGMGGGTGTGSAPVVAEIAKQSGALVIAVVTTPFSFEGNRRCEIAITGLRRLMERVNSTVIVPNDHLLRLGDHDVPIQRAFAAADHVVAEGIIAISELVNVPGEINVDLADVRRVMSIPGIALMATGWGEGVHAAEQAAEEVIFEPLLDSHVNGAKGILFSFSGGPDLTLSGVEKAANLISKQVDPHAIIFFGMNLPSEELIGKVKINLVATGIKPAPDNNWFLRVKHGLRQAQAIQLGRPVRLGMATATG, translated from the coding sequence ATGATGGTAAGTGAAATAGGACAGAGGGTTAGGCCAGGAGACTTTGGTAGAGTCGTAGCGCACATAAAGGTCATAGGGGTTGGTGGTGGCGGTTGCAATACCGTTCGCCGCATGATGCAGAAGCAGGCCGTCCCAGGAGTGGAGCATATTGTCGTTAACACTGATATCAAATCTCTCGGGCTGGCGTCTAGTGTCCGTGCTATCCAGCTGGGTTCACGCCTGACTCAAGGATGCGGAGCGGGTGGAGATATCAAGGTCGGTGAATTGGCAGCCAAGGAAAGTCGTGCAGAATTGCAGAAGGCAATTAGAGGGGCTGAACTGGTATTCATCGCAGCTGGCATGGGCGGAGGCACAGGCACCGGCTCAGCTCCAGTGGTAGCTGAAATAGCCAAACAGAGCGGCGCCTTAGTAATTGCCGTGGTTACCACGCCCTTCTCTTTTGAAGGCAATAGAAGATGTGAAATTGCCATCACAGGCTTACGCCGCCTTATGGAGAGAGTGAATAGCACTGTCATCGTGCCCAATGACCACCTGCTGCGCCTAGGTGATCATGACGTACCTATCCAGAGGGCCTTCGCCGCAGCCGACCACGTGGTCGCAGAGGGTATCATCGCCATATCTGAGCTGGTCAACGTCCCAGGGGAGATAAACGTGGATCTGGCTGATGTCAGAAGGGTAATGAGCATTCCCGGGATAGCCCTTATGGCTACTGGGTGGGGTGAAGGCGTCCATGCAGCAGAGCAGGCCGCAGAAGAGGTCATCTTCGAACCTCTGCTTGATAGTCATGTAAATGGCGCTAAGGGCATCCTCTTCTCCTTTTCAGGCGGTCCTGACTTAACCCTTAGCGGGGTGGAAAAGGCAGCTAATCTCATTTCCAAACAGGTTGATCCTCACGCTATTATCTTCTTCGGAATGAATCTACCTAGCGAGGAATTGATAGGCAAAGTCAAAATCAACCTGGTAGCTACGGGGATAAAGCCAGCACCGGACAACAACTGGTTCCTCCGAGTGAAACATGGACTGAGACAGGCACAGGCGATACAACTTGGCAGACCTGTCAGGCTGGGCATGGCCACGGCCACGGGATAG